In Ferribacterium limneticum, a genomic segment contains:
- a CDS encoding response regulator codes for MSAMPWRVLAADDDPTAGLLMQAALGGGDFVLTLVDNGNDALAEFQRASFDIALLDVEMPGRDGFEVCSAIRQTHGAGFPVILVTGRSDPEFLERAGRLAAAHIAKPIDWTSLAGQLRSLLAADKR; via the coding sequence ATGAGCGCCATGCCTTGGCGAGTGCTCGCCGCCGATGACGACCCCACCGCCGGCCTGCTCATGCAGGCGGCGCTGGGTGGCGGCGATTTTGTCCTGACCCTGGTCGATAACGGCAATGATGCGCTGGCCGAATTCCAGCGCGCCAGCTTCGACATCGCCTTGCTCGACGTTGAAATGCCCGGCCGCGACGGTTTCGAAGTCTGTTCGGCCATTCGCCAGACGCACGGGGCCGGATTTCCGGTCATTCTGGTGACCGGGCGCAGCGATCCCGAATTTCTCGAGCGGGCCGGCCGACTTGCCGCCGCACACATCGCCAAGCCGATTGACTGGACCTCGCTGGCCGGCCAACTGCGCTCCCTGCTCGCCGCCGACAAGCGATAA